One Chryseobacterium indoltheticum DNA segment encodes these proteins:
- a CDS encoding DUF2851 family protein, which translates to MNEKLLQYLWNFKVFTHFNFTDTDGNSVEILNFGKWNTDSGPDFLMAQIKIKNIILAGNIELHVKSSDWIFHQHSKDPAYQNIILHVVFQNDADIKEFKDQNIPTLELRNHIDKNIFQKYEKLLKENQFIPCEKIFSIKKIPINFHEENVLKKLEAKSLEIEADLQLYKNNYEAVMFHHLAYSFGLRVNASIFKQIAESIDFTIINKILQHKTQLEALFFGISGWLENPKDSQMKIWKREFDFLKAKYNIPEITIRPKFLRLRPPNFPTIRLSQFADLYFQHQNVFSKIISAANTNALHEIFKEVEASQYWNNHFNFTKISTIDQPKILTKDFIELIILNTVLPIKYTYHKHLDENIGDNILSYYNEIHSEKNSIVQEWKKLGLKVKNSLESQSLIYHFKNYCEAKNCLNCGIGFKILKES; encoded by the coding sequence ATGAACGAGAAATTGCTTCAATATCTTTGGAATTTCAAAGTATTCACCCATTTCAATTTTACAGATACCGACGGAAATTCTGTTGAAATTTTAAATTTTGGTAAATGGAATACAGATTCAGGTCCAGATTTTCTGATGGCACAGATTAAAATCAAAAACATTATTCTTGCCGGAAACATCGAGCTTCATGTAAAATCTTCCGACTGGATTTTTCATCAACATTCAAAAGACCCGGCTTATCAGAATATCATCCTGCATGTCGTTTTTCAGAATGATGCTGACATCAAAGAGTTCAAAGATCAGAATATTCCGACACTTGAACTGAGAAACCATATAGACAAAAATATCTTTCAGAAATATGAGAAACTACTGAAGGAAAATCAGTTTATCCCTTGCGAAAAAATATTTAGCATAAAGAAAATCCCCATCAACTTTCATGAAGAAAATGTACTCAAAAAGCTGGAAGCAAAATCTTTAGAAATAGAAGCAGATCTACAGCTTTACAAAAATAATTACGAAGCCGTAATGTTTCATCATCTCGCCTACTCTTTCGGATTAAGAGTAAATGCTTCAATATTTAAGCAAATTGCAGAAAGTATTGATTTTACCATTATTAATAAGATACTCCAACACAAAACACAGCTTGAAGCCTTGTTTTTTGGAATTTCAGGCTGGCTGGAAAATCCAAAAGATTCGCAAATGAAAATATGGAAAAGAGAGTTCGATTTCCTTAAAGCCAAATATAACATTCCCGAAATAACAATTCGTCCTAAGTTCCTTCGGTTGCGACCGCCCAACTTTCCGACAATTCGGTTATCACAATTTGCTGATCTTTATTTTCAGCATCAGAATGTATTCTCAAAGATAATTTCGGCAGCAAATACAAATGCTTTACATGAAATTTTTAAAGAAGTAGAAGCTTCACAATATTGGAATAATCATTTTAATTTTACTAAAATCTCTACAATAGATCAGCCAAAAATCTTAACGAAAGATTTCATTGAATTGATTATTTTAAACACAGTTCTTCCCATAAAATATACGTATCACAAACATCTGGATGAAAATATCGGTGATAACATCTTGTCTTATTACAATGAGATTCATTCAGAAAAAAATTCAATTGTTCAGGAGTGGAAAAAGTTGGGTCTGAAAGTGAAAAATTCTTTAGAAAGCCAAAGTCTGATTTATCATTTTAAAAACTATTGCGAAGCAAAAAATTGCTTAAATTGCGGTATCGGATTTAAAATTTTAAAAGAATCTTAA
- the bshA gene encoding N-acetyl-alpha-D-glucosaminyl L-malate synthase BshA: MKIGILCYPTYGGSGIVATELGMSLANKGYEVHFISSALPARLDITNPNIFFHKVNVQTYPLFQYQPYDIALSSMIYRVVNLYKLDLLHAHYAIPYAYAAFTAKQMLKEDNNDIPLVTTLHGTDITLVGQHPSYKHAVEFSINKSDAITSVSESLKKDTLQFFNIKKEIQVITNFIDNSEFDELNECQRTQFANEDEKILIHVSNLRPVKRVDEVLQIFKNVEKKVKSKLIIIGEGPDMEKVNQFLEENPNLISKIRLLGKVNDLYRILQLSDVFLLPSEQESFGLAALEAMAAYTPVISSNAGGIPEVNIQGETGFLAEIGNVEAMSNYCIKLLSNEELLAQMKINAKEQAVKFDLKNILPIYEEMYKTTIANFVKEPAKA, encoded by the coding sequence ATGAAAATAGGCATACTTTGCTACCCAACATACGGCGGAAGCGGAATCGTGGCAACAGAACTAGGAATGTCTTTGGCAAACAAAGGCTATGAAGTACACTTCATCAGTTCGGCACTTCCCGCAAGATTAGATATCACCAATCCCAATATTTTTTTCCATAAAGTAAATGTTCAGACGTATCCGCTTTTTCAATATCAGCCTTATGATATTGCATTAAGCTCAATGATCTATCGTGTTGTGAATCTTTATAAATTAGATCTACTTCACGCTCATTACGCCATTCCTTATGCTTATGCGGCTTTTACGGCAAAGCAAATGTTGAAGGAAGACAATAACGACATTCCTTTGGTAACAACACTTCACGGAACAGATATTACTTTGGTAGGTCAACATCCGAGTTATAAACATGCGGTAGAATTTTCGATTAATAAATCGGATGCCATTACTTCTGTTTCCGAAAGTCTGAAAAAGGATACGCTACAGTTTTTTAATATTAAAAAAGAGATTCAGGTGATTACCAATTTCATTGATAACTCTGAATTTGATGAACTTAATGAATGTCAGCGAACCCAGTTTGCCAATGAAGACGAAAAAATATTGATTCACGTTTCCAATTTACGTCCTGTAAAACGTGTAGATGAAGTATTGCAAATTTTTAAAAATGTAGAAAAGAAAGTAAAATCTAAACTGATTATCATTGGTGAAGGTCCGGATATGGAAAAAGTCAATCAGTTTTTAGAAGAAAACCCGAATTTGATTTCAAAAATCCGTCTTTTAGGAAAAGTAAATGATTTATATAGAATTTTACAGCTTTCAGACGTGTTTTTACTTCCGTCTGAGCAGGAAAGCTTTGGTCTGGCTGCTTTAGAAGCGATGGCGGCTTACACTCCGGTAATCAGCTCTAATGCGGGTGGGATTCCGGAAGTAAATATTCAAGGTGAAACCGGATTTTTAGCTGAAATCGGTAACGTAGAAGCGATGAGTAATTATTGTATCAAGCTTTTGAGCAACGAAGAACTTTTAGCACAGATGAAAATTAATGCTAAAGAACAAGCTGTAAAATTTGATTTGAAAAACATTCTTCCAATCTATGAAGAAATGTACAAAACAACGATTGCAAATTTTGTGAAGGAGCCGGCAAAAGCGTAA
- a CDS encoding glycoside hydrolase family 3 protein, with translation MKKLVFNFLLITVLFSLNLSAQYQPKEISKHDLKKAEEWVDQTYNSLSQDEKLGQLFIVALYTNKDENHINQVRNIVTNDKIGGLILMQDDAAREINLVNEFQQKSKVPLMIGMDAEWGLYQRINTAHKFPWAMTLGAIQDKDLIYQMAAKIAEDCKRMGVNWDFAPVVDVNTNPNNPIIGNRSFGSEVSNVTQSALSYANGLQDNNILAAIKHFPGHGDTNTDSHLDLPVVSHSLQRLNKIELAPFKDLMNKGIGGVMVAHLYVPSLESGKGIPASISKNIITGLLKEKLGYKGLIITDALNMGAVANKYKPGELDALAFKAGNDIMLFSQGVSEGKKLIQKAIDQGEISQSRVEESVKKILLTKYFLGLNQYTPKNPENINYDINNDSHTKLVQNLYSNALTLLKDEKKLLPLNSNTTYYYVPLEEAPYQTFENRLKSGSKVIVKKASEINTIPANSTVIVGFHKDNSTAYKPYKISAESKKILSDLTKNKNVILNVFGSAYALKDIDLSKVSTVLVSYENNDDSMTATADALNGKTKISGKLPVLVNDQLKPGMGINLEAPKFSKSTEFTTSK, from the coding sequence ATGAAGAAATTAGTTTTTAATTTTCTCTTAATTACCGTTTTATTCAGTTTAAATCTTTCGGCTCAATACCAGCCAAAAGAAATTTCAAAGCATGATCTCAAAAAAGCAGAAGAATGGGTAGACCAAACTTACAACAGTCTTTCTCAAGATGAAAAACTGGGTCAGCTTTTTATTGTGGCTCTTTACACCAATAAAGATGAAAACCACATCAATCAGGTAAGAAATATTGTTACAAACGATAAAATCGGCGGATTGATTTTGATGCAGGATGATGCTGCAAGAGAAATTAATCTGGTGAACGAATTTCAACAAAAATCAAAAGTGCCTTTGATGATTGGTATGGATGCCGAATGGGGATTGTACCAAAGAATCAATACCGCTCACAAATTTCCTTGGGCAATGACTTTGGGAGCTATTCAGGATAAAGATCTTATTTATCAGATGGCCGCCAAAATCGCCGAAGACTGCAAAAGAATGGGTGTCAACTGGGATTTCGCACCTGTCGTTGACGTGAATACCAATCCAAACAACCCGATTATTGGGAACAGAAGCTTTGGTTCAGAAGTTTCTAATGTCACGCAATCTGCATTATCGTATGCAAACGGTTTGCAAGACAACAATATTCTCGCAGCGATCAAACATTTTCCGGGACATGGTGATACCAATACAGATTCTCACCTCGATCTTCCCGTAGTTTCTCACAGCCTGCAAAGATTAAATAAAATAGAATTAGCACCTTTCAAAGATTTAATGAATAAAGGAATTGGCGGTGTAATGGTTGCTCATTTATACGTTCCAAGTCTGGAATCTGGCAAAGGTATTCCTGCTTCTATTTCAAAAAACATTATAACCGGGTTATTAAAAGAAAAGCTTGGCTACAAAGGTTTAATCATCACTGACGCTTTGAATATGGGCGCTGTAGCCAATAAATATAAGCCGGGCGAACTAGATGCTTTAGCGTTTAAAGCAGGAAATGATATTATGCTTTTTTCACAAGGGGTCTCAGAAGGTAAAAAACTCATTCAAAAAGCTATTGATCAAGGAGAAATTTCTCAATCAAGAGTTGAAGAAAGTGTAAAGAAGATTTTATTAACCAAATATTTTTTAGGCTTAAATCAATACACTCCAAAAAATCCTGAAAATATCAACTACGACATCAATAATGATTCGCATACAAAACTGGTTCAAAATCTTTATTCAAATGCTTTAACATTATTGAAAGATGAGAAGAAATTGCTTCCGTTAAATTCAAATACAACATACTATTATGTTCCTTTGGAAGAAGCTCCTTATCAGACTTTTGAAAATCGATTAAAATCAGGCTCAAAAGTTATCGTTAAAAAAGCTTCGGAAATCAATACAATTCCTGCCAATTCAACTGTTATTGTAGGTTTCCATAAAGATAATTCTACAGCTTACAAACCTTATAAAATTTCAGCAGAATCTAAAAAGATTTTATCGGACTTAACAAAAAATAAAAATGTAATTCTTAATGTTTTTGGAAGCGCTTATGCGTTGAAGGATATCGATCTATCTAAAGTTTCTACCGTTTTAGTTTCTTATGAAAATAATGATGACTCTATGACGGCAACGGCAGATGCACTCAACGGAAAAACCAAAATTTCAGGAAAACTTCCCGTTTTGGTAAATGATCAATTAAAACCCGGAATGGGAATAAATCTGGAAGCTCCAAAATTTTCAAAATCAACAGAATTCACCACTTCAAAATAA
- the ribA gene encoding GTP cyclohydrolase II: protein MIKIQAEANVPTEHGNFRMIAFSEDENDWMPHMAILAENTDFSKPVNVRFHSECITGEVFHSKKCECGQQLDAAMKYMHENGGLIIYLRQEGRNIGIINKLKAYSLQEKGFDTVQANLELGLPADDRNFGIAIEILNQLKIENINLLTNNPDKVKFVEESNINLNSRVPLQIPANDISKGYLQTKKDFFGHFLDDEK, encoded by the coding sequence ATGATTAAAATTCAGGCGGAAGCTAATGTTCCTACAGAGCACGGTAATTTCCGAATGATTGCTTTTTCGGAAGATGAAAATGACTGGATGCCACACATGGCGATACTTGCAGAAAATACAGATTTTTCTAAGCCTGTAAATGTACGTTTTCATTCTGAATGCATTACCGGAGAAGTATTCCATTCAAAAAAATGTGAATGCGGACAACAGCTTGATGCAGCAATGAAATACATGCACGAAAACGGTGGATTAATCATCTATCTTCGTCAGGAAGGAAGAAATATCGGGATCATCAATAAGCTTAAAGCATATTCTCTTCAGGAAAAAGGCTTTGATACCGTACAGGCAAATCTAGAACTTGGCTTACCTGCAGATGATAGAAATTTCGGTATTGCGATCGAAATTCTAAACCAGTTGAAAATTGAAAATATTAACCTTTTAACCAATAATCCGGATAAAGTGAAATTTGTAGAAGAAAGCAACATCAATCTCAACTCGAGAGTTCCGTTGCAGATTCCTGCGAATGACATCAGTAAAGGATATTTGCAGACTAAAAAAGATTTCTTCGGCCATTTTTTAGATGACGAAAAATAG